Below is a window of Amphiprion ocellaris isolate individual 3 ecotype Okinawa chromosome 15, ASM2253959v1, whole genome shotgun sequence DNA.
ataataataataataataataataataataataataataataataataataataataataataataataataataataataataataatgataagtATAATTCCGCTTTACAGCTTTTTAAGTGAAATTCTTCAACTATGtcacaattaaagctgcaagtacTCATCACATCATATCTGAATacggacattttttaaaaattattttttaaaaaatatttttaaaattattaaattatattgaaacaaaaatgttaaacggtattttaaaaaatattttagttgatgtgaagaaaaactgagaaactaTACTATTTATaaaagtcaacatgtaaatattttgttttctgggattttatttattatctgaaCTTTAACAAActggaaaatgtcaaagaactgtgaaaaatgaattatctttatttttaaaattcaatcaTTAAGAcaatatttctttcaaataacagcaaatatctgtaaaattattttattcttttgcttatttaaatacagtaaaaatggtgtaattttacagtcaaatgtttaaaactacatttacagtgatttgttttttttaggaaatatttttattaatgaatttaaatgagcgaaaaatctaaatattttacagacatttattttaagttttttttcctactaattaaagtatttttttgtacCTGACAGTGCAGTTTTCCAAAacatagaaatatatatatatatatatatatatatatatatatatatatatatatatatatatatatatatatatatatatatatatatatatatatatatatatatatatatatatatatttgtgtacctcaaaaatctgtatttttacagactaatttattatttttaaaatttatattaaGATATAGAGATATTTTGCAGacgtttgctgttttttttttttattgtttttacattttataacagcattttttacatttattttttggccGCTTTGccatcagattttatttttacttaccGATTTTTTACTTTACAGTTTACCTGACACCACATGAATCATATCcgttaaactgttaaaatgcgGATTTATTTAGTGTTAAAGGCGTATCTGGATGTGCTTATGGTGTTATGGtatctttgttttattatattttatctttatttcctgtttattcCTGTTATTTTCCCTCTTCTcatgttagtttagtttattttaaattcagtcCGGCTGTAAAACCTTTAAACCTTCTGTTCTGTTTattcctctgctgctcttcaCCTTTAAAGCTCCGTTATGTTTGGAATAAAGGAAACTATGAGGCTCTTTGTGGCCGAAACAAAAAGGAGAGCTGCTTTCTGTCAGCAGGTGAAGCTTTTCTGTCCCGGCCTCCTGTCGTCTTTGTCCTGGTCCGTCCCTCCGTCCCTCCGTCCCTCCGTCCGTCCCTCCGTCGCCCCGCCTGCTGCTTTTATTCAGCGTTTCTCTCTGCAGGTCAGACAGCAGCTGGAGATGGACGGAGGAGAAGCAACGCTCCGTTTACCCACAAACCACCTCACCGCCCGGCCCTGAGTCCTCGTTCATCTGGAGGAGGACCAGCTGATGGTCCACAAGGACACCCTTCAGCTGCAGGATTAAAGTTCCTCTGATGAAGAGCCGACGTCTCTTTGaggataaaaagacaaaaagctgcAGCGTTCTTCTGTTTAGCGTCAGAGTCGTGGTTCTGCTGGTGACTGGAGACGCTGGTGTCGGGTTCTACCGGATCATCCAGTAAGAAAACACCGACGGAaaccagagcagcagcagatcctcAGACTGGAGCACAAAGAAGCTCCAGAAAGGAACCTGGAAACCTCCCAgagaccctcgtcttcctcctccaccctcgTCTGATCAGCTGATGGATGATCAGTAACGCAGTGGCTCGGGGTGAACAGTGCTGGAGCTCCTGCAGATGTTTCGGAGTAGGAGACCATGGCAGCTGATCCAGTGACAGCAGAGCAGCGACCTTAAGACTCAGACGGACTCTAGAGACTCTaaagaccaggaccaggaccagagaCCGGACCAGAGGACGGCCGAGGCGTCGCCATGGTGAACACGGGGATGCAGCTGATCAGCTTCACCTGCGCCGTCACCGGCTGGATCATGGCGATCGCGGTGACGGCGCTGCCCCAGTGGAAGGTGTCGGCGTTCATCGGCAGCAACATCCTGACGTCGGAGATCAAGTGGGAGGGCATCTGGATGAACTGCGTGTACCAGACCACGGGCCACATGCAGTGTAAGACCTACGACTCCATGCTGGCGCTGCCGCCGGACATCCAGGCGGCCCGCGCCCTCATGTGCCTGGCCATCTTCATGGGCTGGCTGTCCTGCACCGTCTCCTGCTGCGGGATGAAGTGCACCACCTGCGCCGGAGACGACCGGCGGGCCAAAGCCGGCATCGCGCTGTCGGGCGGCGTCCTCTTCATCCTGACGGGGCTCTGCGTCCTCATCCCCGTCTCCTGGACCGCCAACACCGTCGTCCAGGACTTCTACAACCCCAACGTGCCGCTGATGCACAAACGGGAGCTGGGCCAGGCCATCTACCTGGGCTGGGCCGCCGCCGTCATCCTGATGATCAGCGGCGCCGTCCTGAGCAGCACCTGTCCTCTGATGGAGCGAGGAGGACGCTACCGACGGGGCTACATCGGACGGAGCTTCGCCAACTCACCGGCCACGGCTCCGGATCCGCCCAAACCCAtcatctccaacaacctgcctCTGAAGGAGTACGTCTAGACCGGGGGGTCCACAGGTCCAGGACTACATCCAGACCTCCAGACCTCCAGACCTCCAGACCTCCAGACCTCCAGACCTCCAGACCTCCAGACCTCCAGACCTCCAGACCAGACAAGAAAAACCAGAACATGACaacctctaaataaccacaactcctgatgggtcctaatgttcacatttaaggaattatctttttactaaacatcatgaacaacctgaacaagtgacaaaaaaatggacaaaaacgagacacaaaatgacaaaaattgatacaaacgacacaaaacaaaatagacaaaaaagttatgtgacaaaaatgccagcaaaacaaaaaaccttacaaaatgacaaaaactttacacaaaacaacaaataaagtgaaacacaaaatgacaaaaacaagacaaaacacaagcgagacaaaaggaaacacaaaacgacaaaaacatgagacaaacgacaaaagtgggacgaaaaagacaaaaaaacaaaacaagacaaaatattacaaagatgagacacaaaacaaaagaacaatgaacaatctagtattttactttctgatccaaacaacttgtcatggtctagaagttattttaaatttatagttttactaatttacaatctgcagttaatgtcttctctggaatttttacactttgaggaccggatcgGACCCTTTGgaagattggaccctctggaggaccacttttggtccacaggcctcatgttggacacccctggtctaaagaCAAACTGAACGTCTCCAGATCCACCAGATCCAGGTTTAAATTTGCTGAGAATCTAGAAGTTGAATTGTATATTTGTGAATTATTGGATCTATATGTTGTATTTCTCTTTTCCTGAACTGTGGAGCCTGAAGAAAGCCTCCAGGACCAACCAGGACCAATCACTGGGCTTCAATGATGGCTCGTGTTGTGACGgttgctgtggtttcctcctgAAGTGTCACATGATGCTGGCTGATGACATCACAGCGGTGAAATAAAACCAGTTTGAAGTGtgataaaaacaacatgttGGAGGCgtgttctgttttctgtgtttattctAGGTCGATCTAACATCACAGGCTggaaaacacatcaaaataCTGCGTTTTTACTGGAAGTTCAAGTCTGAGATGATCCTTCATGTCCTCTGTAGTCCAGTTCTACTGATGATCCAGTCCTAGAACAGATGTGAGGCGGTTCTACTGATGATCCAGTCCTAGAACAGATGTGAGGCGGTTCTACTGATGATCCAGTCCTAGAACAGATGTGAGGCGGTTCTACTGACTATCCAGTCTTGGTTCATGTCCTCTCTGATATCTGAGTGTCCCTCTGAGTCTCATCAGTTCTTGGGTTTGTTTTTAGATCCACAGATGAGTTTCCTTCACTGCGACTCCATGAAGAAAGAAACTCTGCAGAgtgtttctgaaaacagaaacaatgaatCTGCAAGTTAACAAAATACAGAACAAGAAAGCAAACAGTCAGTCGTAGATTCAACTGAAACCACGTTAAACGGACTTCAGGCTGAATGATGGTAAAAGGTTTCATCAGGTTTATTTCATGTTTACTGACCTACTGGTCCAGTAAAGACGTCCAGTCATCCTATATACGTTAGTTCTGATTGGAGGTCATTAATTAttacagaagtctctgtcatggtgcccgttgctgctaaactcatccaggtcctgaagtccagctggtttctactgaagctcctaccattAAAAGGTGATGTAGGAAGAACGTTCTCACATCAGATCTGGTTcagaggctccacctgctggaacatccaggtactacagctgatctacatttactgacatcatgACCTTTCCCTTCTTTTAGcgattttgtgcctcgtttttgtcgttttgtctcatttttgttattttatgtctcatttttgtcattttgactctcgtttttgtcgttttatgtctcatttttgtcgttttgaccctcgtttttgtcgttttatgtctcatttttgtcattttgactctcgtttttgtcattttatgtctcatttttgtcattttatgtctcatttttgtcgttttgactggtttttgtcgttttatgtctcatttttgtcattttgactctcgtttttgtcgttttatgtctcatttttgtcgttttgactctcgtttttgtcgttttatgtctcatttttgtcattttttgacttctttttgtcttgtcttgtgtcctacttgtgctgtttgtctaattttttgttgcgTCGTGTCTTATTTGCgttgtttcatcatttttgtgtcttatgtCATATTGTGTATCTTTTGTGTCAtcaccaggtactacagctgatctatatTTACGGACATACATTTATCGGTTATAATATTCTTAATCGGCTAAATTATTAACGACAACTAATCACTAACATCCCTAATTGCAGGAATAGAATTATTTCTATcgtgtttttatttagttgaagaaagttttgttcacattttatcATCCTTTCaggacaaacacaaagcagctcAATGAGACCACAATAGATCAGAGTGTCATCTGTCTCACTATGAAGAGCAACAGAATGAGGCTGAAGTGtgtgattaattaatgattagatTGAAATTATTAATGATCAGCAAAGAAAAGCATACAGGATTTAAGACAGATAGAAACACAATATGACGGATAAAAACTAACAGAAAGAGAACAAATAATAGTGGAAGAACTAAAAGATAGTTTATAGGaaataaaa
It encodes the following:
- the cldn35 gene encoding claudin-4 is translated as MVNTGMQLISFTCAVTGWIMAIAVTALPQWKVSAFIGSNILTSEIKWEGIWMNCVYQTTGHMQCKTYDSMLALPPDIQAARALMCLAIFMGWLSCTVSCCGMKCTTCAGDDRRAKAGIALSGGVLFILTGLCVLIPVSWTANTVVQDFYNPNVPLMHKRELGQAIYLGWAAAVILMISGAVLSSTCPLMERGGRYRRGYIGRSFANSPATAPDPPKPIISNNLPLKEYV